One window from the genome of Oreochromis niloticus isolate F11D_XX linkage group LG20, O_niloticus_UMD_NMBU, whole genome shotgun sequence encodes:
- the LOC106097241 gene encoding uncharacterized protein LOC106097241 translates to MLQSDGGTDSALDASAAASPLPPAAAAFAVPVELPDFWLHDPPSWFVHVEAQFALRGISADDMKYLQVVASLDPLATRRALTLLRDPPARGKYAALKELLLRRYALSDAERAEKLLSLSGLGGGTALELMEHMLSFLGPDDGGFLFAHIFLRQLPAAVRAGLANSPLLGTKDYRSLAEDADRILLATRAFHDHDLVPASPAAPSTSPLTCPDVSAPSLVAKVAAQRHRGRDLCFYHQRFGPRARRCLLPCAFPTLGHGPRQRAVAAATAGDKEKLLFIEDSRSGRRFLVDSGSQKSLLPPSGADSLAAGCGLQLIAANGSPIATFGESALFHSRHRAPESV, encoded by the exons ATGCTGCAGTCCGATGGTGGCACCGACTCCGCTCTGGATGCATCAGCAGCCGCCAGCCCTCTGCCTCCGGCTGCAGCTGCGTTTGCTGTGCCGGTCGAGCTGCCGGACTTTTGGCTTCACGATCCCCCGTCATGGTTCGTGcacgtggaggctcagttcgccCTTCGTGGCATCTCGGCTGACGACATGAAATATCTCCAGGTGGTGGCCTCTCTCGACCCGCTAGCCACCCGTCGTGCGTTGACTCTCCTCCGGGACCCACCCGCCCGAGGGAAGTACGCCGCCCTTAAGGAGCTGCTTCTTCGGCGCTATGCCCTCTCCGACGCAGAGCGAGCCGAGAAGCTCCTCTCCCTCTCAGGCCTGGGTGGCGGTACGGCTCTCGAACTGATGGAGCACATGCTGTCCTTTCTCGGTCCGGACGACGGGGGATTCCTGTTCGCCCACATCTTCCTCCGACAGCTGCCG GCGGCCGTGAGAGCCGGCCTCGCCAACTCTCCGCTTCTGGGCACGAAGGATTATCGCTCCCTGGCTGAGGACGCGGATCGTATTCTCTTGGCTACCCGCGCTTTCCACGATCACGACCTAGTTCCAGCCTCGCCGGCGGCGCCTTCTACTTCCCCGCTGACCTGCCCCGACGTGTCCGCTCCTTCGCTGGTGGCAAAGGTCGCGGCACAGCGACACCGCGGACGGGACCTCTGTTTCTACCATCAGCGTTTTGGCCCTAGAGCACGCCGCTGCTTGCTGCCTTGTGCTTTTCCGACCCTGGGACACGGGCCCCGACAGCGCGCTGTAGCGGCCGCGACCGCTGGCGACAAAGAAAAACTGCTCTTCATAGAAGACTCGCGCTCCGGGAGACGTTTCCTGGTCGACtccggctcccagaagagcctccttcccCCGTCCGGCGCCGACAGTTTAGCAGCGGGCTGCGGACTGCAGCTTATTGCGgctaatggctctcccatcGCAACGTTCGGGGAAAG TGCCCTGTTTCACTCGCGCCATCGAGCCCCTGAATCGGTCTAA